The DNA window GTCAAACCGGTTGCCGTCCCCCAGGGATAGGGCAGCACATTCCACAGCAAACCGGCTCCCAGGGGAACCGTCAGCAGCGGAGCGCACAGGGCGATCAGCCAGGCTTTTCGCCGGGATTCCGCCGGCCAAAAAGCAGGCGCAGGAAGCGGAAGATCGGCGGGCGTTGGCATAAGGCGCATCAAACAGGGCGGGAGCGCAAAGATGCAGGACTAGGGCGTTTCAAAGCCGCCATCCTTGACAGCATTGGTCAGGTACGGCTTGACCGCCTTGAAAATAAATACGCCAACCGCAATCAACGCCACGACCACCAGGGCCGCAACCCCCAGCACCATCACGGTCGACATGGCCTGTTCGCCGTCTTCATCCTGATGAAATTCGCGACACACCTGCAGGTACTTTTTTACAGACGTCATCATATTCCTGTTCCTTGCTCCAGTTTTCTAAACCAAAATCCTGAACCAGGATGCTGATCCTGTGTTACCACCCCCGATACGGTATTCTCCAGGAAACATCCCTTTTTCCCCTGTCTGCCGGACATCTTTTTTTTCGCATCATCGCGAGGGAGACCTCCGCCCCCAAAGGTGCATTGTAGTCCGGCGTAAAAAAGGATGCACGTGGCCCAATGTTTCTTAAAACGAAACCGTCTATCCGCCCCCAATCCTGCCGTTCCCTCCGACAGGATCACCGATTTATCAGCGTCGCAGGCCCGTCGCAGGCTACAGCCTGCAGATCCAAGCCCTGGACGCCCCGCCCCCCTGGCGGCTATAAACAGGAAATAGCCCCATCGGGCGAATCCACTCAGGGAGAAACCGTGGCGCACAACGACATTGCCGACGAAACCTTGCGGGCCATTCGTCGGATCTTGCGAAAAACGTCTGGGTATTCGCGCCAGCTTTCTCGCCAGTCCGGGCTGACGGTGCCGCAGGTGCTGTGCCTGCGGTTCATTGCCGAAGCGACCACCGAAACGGAAATCACCGTCGCCATGGTCAGCCAGGCCGTGCAACTGGCGCCGGCGACGGTCTCCCGGATTCTGGATCGACTGGAAGACGCTGATCTGGTCATTCGGGAACGACGCAGCCAGGACCGCCGCAAGGTCTGCCTGTCGCTGACCGAACTGGGTCGAAAGCAGGTCGATACGCTGCCGACTCCACTACAGGAACAGTTTGTCGCCCGACTGCGGGCCCTGCCTGCGTCCGAACAACGGGGACTGCTGGACTCGCTGCAGAAAGTCGTCGAAATGATGGAAGCGACCGACCTCGACGCCGCGCCGTTGCTGGAATCGGGCGAAGCTCCTTACGACAGCTAACGTCCGCCCCGTTTCTGTCTCTGCTTCCGCCCGCGAGTGAAACCGTTCAGCCGGCCTCATGCT is part of the Lignipirellula cremea genome and encodes:
- a CDS encoding MarR family winged helix-turn-helix transcriptional regulator, translated to MAHNDIADETLRAIRRILRKTSGYSRQLSRQSGLTVPQVLCLRFIAEATTETEITVAMVSQAVQLAPATVSRILDRLEDADLVIRERRSQDRRKVCLSLTELGRKQVDTLPTPLQEQFVARLRALPASEQRGLLDSLQKVVEMMEATDLDAAPLLESGEAPYDS